CACCACGCCCATGAACAGCAGACCCACCTCGGCGCTGGCCTCGGCCAGACGGTCGAGACGCTCGTCCTTGATCCACAGGTAGCCTATGCTGGCCACCGCGAGCAGGCCGCAGGCGATGTACAGGCCCGCAATGGCCGCCGGCACGTGCACGTAGAAGATCTTCTGCGCCGCACCCAGCATGGCATCCACCGGCGTGAACCAGATGGCGCGCACACAGGCCGCCGCCACCAGCACCAACGACACCAGCAGGAACCCGTCCACCGGTCGCACCCGCGCCGGCAGTTCCATGCGCTCAGCGGTCGTCACGGACGACGCCATACGCTACTCCTCGATCGTGAACGGAAAGACGGCCACACAGGCCGACACGAAGACCAGATCGAACGCCACCAACACCTTGAGCCAGGCCGCCGCATCCGATGCCGGCAGCCCGCGCAGAATGACCGCCGAGGCCTGCGCCGCCGGCAGCACCAGCGGCACGAAGAACGGCAGCGTCATCATGGGCAGCAGCAGTTCGGCCAGTCGCGTGTTGGATGCAACCGCCGCGAACAGGGTGCCCACCGCCGCGAGCCCCAGCGACGCCAGCAGCAGGATGACCAGCAGCAGCAGCCAGGCCCCACCCACCGGAAGATCGAAGAACAGCACGACCGCCGGAAGCGTCAACAGCTGAATGCCGCAGACGAACACCAGGTTGCCGAGCACCTTGCCGGCAAACACCGACTCCCGCGACACCTGGCTGGCCAGCAGGCCGTCGTAGGCCCGTTCGGCCAGTTCCAGTCCGAACGAGCGGTTGAGTCCCAGCAGGCCCGAAAACGTGAAGATCACCCAGAGCACTCCCGGCGCCAGATCCATGGCCGGGATGGCGGTAGGGTCCCAGGTGAATCGGAAAATGACCACCGACAGCACCGCAAACACCGCGGCGGCCAGAAAGGCGCTGCGCGTGCGGAACTCGATGAGCAGATCCTTGCGCGCAATGCGCCAGGCATCACGCAGAAATGACGGCGGAAGCGCCGGCGACACCGCACTCACGCCGTCAGTCCCTCGTGCACCAGATCGCGATAGCGACGCTGGAAGGCGGCGAGATCAAAGCCCTCGGGCGGCGCCGGCTCGTCGTGCACAAAGGCGCCGTCGCGCATGATGACGGCCCGCGACGCCAGCGTCAGGCCTTCGACGAGGTTGTGCGTGACCAGCACCAGCGTGGCCCCTTCGGCCTTGAGCGCGCGCAGCGCCTGCGTGAAGGCCAGCGCCCCCACTTCGTCGAGCCCGGTGTAGGGCTCGTCCAGCAGCACGAGCCGCGGGCCGTGCACCAGCGCGCGCGCGATGCTCACCCGCTGCTGCAGACCACGGCTCAGGAAACGCACGGGCATGTGTTCCCGGTCGCGCACCCGCAGCAGCTCGAGCACCCGAGTGGTGGCCGCGGCGGCGTCGGGCACGCCCTGACACTCGGCGGCAAAGTGCAGGTTCTCGCGCACGGTGAGCGCCGGGTAGAGCATGCTGTGGTGACTGATGAGCCCCACCAGCCGACGCGTGGCCCCGGAGCCGGGCAGCGGTGTGCCCATGAGCGTGACCTGACCGCGGGTGGGCTTGAGCAGCCCCCCCAACAGGCGCAGCAAGGTGGTCTTGCCGGCTCCATTGGGCCCAAAGAGGGCCAGACATTCCCCGGCGCCGAGGGCCAGCGACACCTCGTGGACCGCACGCCGACGACCGAAGGCCCGCACCAGGCCGTGCGCCTGCACGGTGGCATCGGGGGACGCGAGAGTGGTCGCGCCGGTTTCGTCGGGCATCGGCATCGCTCTACATTAGCGGGTGGGGTGCACGCACGCGACCGACACTGAGGGCGCGCGCGTGCCCCTGATGTCTCCATTGCCGGCCCATTCGGCGCCTCCCACCCGGTCCGCCATCATGAGCGATATCGACGTCCTCCTGCAGG
The window above is part of the Gemmatimonas sp. UBA7669 genome. Proteins encoded here:
- a CDS encoding heme exporter protein CcmB, which codes for MSAVSPALPPSFLRDAWRIARKDLLIEFRTRSAFLAAAVFAVLSVVIFRFTWDPTAIPAMDLAPGVLWVIFTFSGLLGLNRSFGLELAERAYDGLLASQVSRESVFAGKVLGNLVFVCGIQLLTLPAVVLFFDLPVGGAWLLLLVILLLASLGLAAVGTLFAAVASNTRLAELLLPMMTLPFFVPLVLPAAQASAVILRGLPASDAAAWLKVLVAFDLVFVSACVAVFPFTIEE
- the ccmA gene encoding heme ABC exporter ATP-binding protein CcmA, with translation MPMPDETGATTLASPDATVQAHGLVRAFGRRRAVHEVSLALGAGECLALFGPNGAGKTTLLRLLGGLLKPTRGQVTLMGTPLPGSGATRRLVGLISHHSMLYPALTVRENLHFAAECQGVPDAAAATTRVLELLRVRDREHMPVRFLSRGLQQRVSIARALVHGPRLVLLDEPYTGLDEVGALAFTQALRALKAEGATLVLVTHNLVEGLTLASRAVIMRDGAFVHDEPAPPEGFDLAAFQRRYRDLVHEGLTA